The stretch of DNA GATATTGAATGTTCGCGACCAAGTCTCAGCGGGTGTGTCGCTTGCCGAAGCGCTCGCAAAGCGACCCGACCTTTTTGACGCCGCTTCGGTACACATGGTCGAGGTCGGTGAAAACTCGGGCACTCTCGATACGGTGCTGACTCAGTTGGCCGATTTCAAACGTCGCCAACTGGGATTACGCGACTCGGTCACGACGGCGATGGTGTATCCGTTGTTCCTTGTGTTCTTTGGTGGTGCAGCAGGACTATTCTTGATGACCTGGGTGCTTCCGCCATTGCTGGAAAACTTGCAAGAAACCATGGACGTCCTTCCCTGGCCAACTCGTGTCGCCAAGGCGATGAGCGACCTACTACTTTCCTACGGCTGGTTATTAGCAATCGTTGCGTTGGTCTGCGTGGCAGCAACCGTCATGGTCCTTCGCACTCCCAAGGGCAAGCGAGCGCTTCATCGAGCGATTTTGAAATTGCCCATCATTGGGCCTATGGCGATCAAGCAAGGCGTTTCGCGAATTGCAATGATCATTGCCACGCTATCACGTAGCGGTGTCGAACTAACGCGTGCGGTCGAACTTGCGGGGCGTTCGACAGACAACCTTGTGTTCCGCGACGCCCTGGAACAGTGCGAACAACGAATCGCTGCGGGTGAGGAGGTGTCGGACGCCTTGCGTCAAAGTGAAGCCTTCCCGCCGCTGGCGATTCGAGTTTTTTCGGTGGGGCAAGAGTCTGGAAAGCTAGATGAAATGTTATTTCGCTTAGCCGAAGACTATGATTCACAAGTAGCCACTTCGTCAGCCAGACTCACTGCATTGATTGAACCGGCACTTATTCTCGTCCTAGCCGCGATGGTCGGCTTTCTTCTCTTAGCAACCATCCTACCCATCTTGGAGGCAGGCAATGTCATGTAAACCCAAACGTGGAAACCACTCGCCCATGAAACGAGTGACGTTTTATTCTCGAACCGGATTTTCCTTAGTTGAGTTAATCGTGGTCATGGTGATCCTTGGCATGCTGGCGGGATTGGTAGCGGTGCGAACGCGAGGCTACTTGATCTCGTCGAAACAGAACGCGGCGAAGGCAGAAATCGCCAACATCGTCAAAGCAATCGAAACGTTCTATGCCGATCAAGGCCGTTATCCGACGACCGATGAAGGACTGCAAGCTTTGGTTGAAGGAACAGATTCATGGCCCGATGGGTTCTTGAACAAGTTGCCCAAAGACCCTTGGAAAAACCCTTACGAGTACGTCAGCCCGGGAAGCAATGGTCCGTATGAAGTAGTGTCGCTAGGCGGTGATGGACGAGAAGGGGGAGAAGGAGAGAATCAAGATTTTTCCAGCGAGCAAATTGATGAGGACTCGTAAGGCCTTCACGTTAGTCGAGTTAGTCGTCGCGCTGGTGATCTTGGTTGTATTGTCGTCGATCGCATCCCTATCGCTGACCGGCACAATGGACCGGTATCAACTGACTCGTGCTACACAAACACTTGAGATGTTTGACGCGCGAGCTCGACGTGATGCGCGATCAAGTGGGCAAGCCATACAAACACGCATTGATACGGCTCGAGGCAACCTTCAGCTTGCATCGCTCAGCGAGAACCGCGATGGTCGATCGCAAACGTCACAGGCAGCATTTCGTTTACCTCGCACGGTTACCATCGAAGAAATTCAATTGGTTCGAAAGATGCAAGTGGGTCGATCGTTTGACTACGTAGTGAATCCTGAGGGGCGGAGTGTGTCCTATGCGGTTCACTTCCAACACGGAAACATGTCTCGATGGATCGTCGTCATCGGCAGCAGCGGTCAAACGGTGGTCGCCAAAGACAAGCGAGAGGCCAATGAAATTCTTTCGCTCTAGCGATCGCCGCGAACAACATGTCAACGCACCCCGGGGGCAAGGCTTCACTTTGATTGAAGTCGTCGTAGGACTAGTGCTAATGGCGAGCGTCCTTGTTTCCTCGTTGTTGGCCTATTCATCGCATCAGCGGCAACGCGCGTTTGCCAATGCAAAACGGGAAGCCGTAATCATAGCCGACCAGATCCTGCAACAGCTCTCGGTTCGAAGAGCCGGCATGTCGGCCGGGGATCAGGGGTTAATCGCTGACAAGCCCAATTGGTTTTGGCGCACTTCCTTGGTCGGAACCACTGCGCCAGCGGGTGTACCGATGCGAGTGATCCAGTTTCAGATCGCCAAGCAGAACCCCGACGGAACGGTTACGGCGCTGACGTCTGTCGAATTGGTGGAGCGAATTTGATGGTGATATCTGTACCGAAAAACGCAAACCGACGATCGGCATTCACGTTGATTGAGTTGGTCATCTCTGCGGTGCTGACATCCATCATGATGACAGCATTGTTGAGTGTTTTGTGGGCGTCGCTTCGCCAGTCCAATGAATTGAAGTCGGCGGATTCAGACCAGGCTTCGATGACAATACTTGCCGAACAAATTCGCCGTGACATCCAGAATGCGCGAGGTTTCGACGTTACCAGTACTGGCTTTTTGATTCACGGCTTCCTTGGATCGGACAGTCAGTCAGGTTTGCCAAATCTGACACCCGCAACCGTCCGCTATGAAGTGATTCCCGTCAATGGCCGTGGTGTGTTGTACCGACGCGAGATGCCATTCAATCCCATCACCAGTGGAGCCGTGCGGGTCGGGGTTGCCATGATAGACCTGCAACCACTCACCGACGTGGTGGTCGATGGCGACACTGTGTTGCCACCTGAAACCGGTGGACTATCGCCGATGCCATCCGCACTGCGTTTATCTTTGATCAGCCAAAATGGGCGACTCTTGATCAGCGAGGTCATTCAACACCATGCAGACTGATTTTACGTTGTCGCAAACTCATCAGCGTCACGGCTACGTCTTGCTGGTCGTGATCGCTGTGTGCATCGTCGTGGTGACCGTCCTTTCATCGCTGGCGAAGATTAGTTTGCGAGCGAGCCTTGACGCGGCCGATGCCGAACGCAGCCTGCAGAAGCGTTGGGGACAAGTTTCATTGGAACGAGCAATGTTGCCATCGGCGGCATTGCTTTTCCAACAACTCGAAGAGTCCCATTTAGAACAAAAAACTGGACCTCCACCCAAGACGGTGCGTTCAGCGATCACGCTGGGCAACATTACGTTTGATGTCTTGTTGGGCGATGAAGACGCGAAACTGAACCTGAACGCTCTGTACCATCACACCGGACTTGAGAAGACCCAGCGAAGCGTCGAAACCTTGACCGGCCCCAATGGCCGGCAGGTCATTCGGCTTTTACCGTCGGTGTCACCGCAGCAGATATCGCGTGAGTCCGTTCGATTATCGCTGCGTGACGACGATGCGGATGATGAAACAGCAGGGCCGCCAAATGCATTTCGAAGTTGGGGAGAAGTCTTCGACCTGTCAAACTTGCAGCGTTTGACCGGATCGCCGATTGCTCTACCCAATGTGACCACGGAAATGACATGCTGGGGCAATGGGCAATTGAATCTCCGTCGGGCATCGGATGAATCCATCTTGGCGGTCGTTAGTTCGGTTGTCCAAGATGCTGGAGCCAAACGCTTGCTCAAACGGTTTCGACAATCCCCCACGATATCAATGGACATTCTTTTGCTTTCCGAAGTTTCAAACCCCAACAATCGCGACAAACTGACCCGACTTTTATCAGAAACGAGCACCAATTTTTCGATCTGGATTAGTGCTTCCTCGACAACAGATCGAGACCGGATGACATTCTCGGTTACCCAGCGCGATGACGACGGCACGCTCACCCAATCGCGGTTTGCTTTATAGTTGGCATCAGCGTCCGCTGGAAATCACGTTCTTTCCATCTCCGATCATGAATACAAAAACTCAACGACATCTATTGACGGGACTCGCCGCCGGCTTCGTGCTGGCGACCGCCGCGGCGGTGTATTGGTCGTTGGGCAGTATCGACATTAATGCTGAATCACGTTCGAGTTCTCGGCAGAACTCCGTCGATAAAGTTCCGCTACGAGAACCCTCTGCCGACGAATTCGACGCGACCTTGGCGAATCGTTCATTGCGAGCGCCGTTGACTGATAGTCCGAAAGTGGTTGAACCACGCAAACCACCACCGCCTCGCCCAGTGGTTGAACGTGATCCCGTGCTGCGACTGACATTGGTGGGAACGATTATCAATGCGGCTGAGCGAATCGCAATCATCTCGGACCAAACTGGTAAGTCAGACGTCAAAGGAGTTGGTGATTCGCTTGAGCTATCACCGGCCGGCATCACCATTAAGTCCATCGATTCCAATGTCGTTACGCTTGAATACAGGGGAACTCGTACCACGGTCGAGATTGAGCAACCTGAAGGTAGTCCAACGACATCGAGCGCGAAACCCTCGAATCGTTTTCGATCGGGAGGTCGGGGACGATGAATAAGGCCAAGAAGGATAAGAGCGCCAATCGCATCGCTTCGGTTTGTGTCGTCGCTCACGAGTCACACGGCTGGACGCTCCGCTACAACGATCACAGCGAGGTTCTTCCTGAAGATGCCACCGCTGATCAGATCGCCCAGCAAGTCAAAGAGAGCAGCATTGCCTCGGGGCATGCCAATGTTCCAGTCGTGCTCGCCCCATCTTCGGATGACTGTTTTTTCTATTGCCTTTGCGAGGACGGCGATCTCGACTTACGCGACCGAGCGGCGTTAAAGTTCGAACTCGAAGACCACCTGCCCATCGATGCCGAGGTCATGGTGGTGGATTTCGTGGATGTAGTGCGTGATGATCGACCGGCCGCCGCATGTGTGGCCATCGCTTGGAAGAAATGGAAAGCAATTGCCGATGCGATAGAGGACGCTGGGCACACCGTGAACGCTATTGTCCCCAGCACGCTGCTGGTGACGCGTTGGGTTGAGTTGTTGGATCCGTCGCAAGGTCGCCGGTTGTTGTTGATCACGGATAATGATCGCTGCGACCAAGTCGAACTTTATGATGGCAAAATCGTTGATTGGAAAGTCATGGCTTTCAATGAGAAGACTTTGCAGCTTCAAAAGTCACTAAGACAAATCGACGAATCAGTTGAAGTTCGGCTATTGGATGAGGAGGGTGACCATCGTGCAGCCATCGAGTCAATCTATCCTGATGTCAACGTGCTTTCAAACTCGTACCACGACATCGTGACCCGTGGATCGGCTGCCTATTTGCGAGAATCCAGCAAAGACTGGAT from Rubripirellula amarantea encodes:
- a CDS encoding prepilin-type N-terminal cleavage/methylation domain-containing protein, which produces MRTRKAFTLVELVVALVILVVLSSIASLSLTGTMDRYQLTRATQTLEMFDARARRDARSSGQAIQTRIDTARGNLQLASLSENRDGRSQTSQAAFRLPRTVTIEEIQLVRKMQVGRSFDYVVNPEGRSVSYAVHFQHGNMSRWIVVIGSSGQTVVAKDKREANEILSL
- a CDS encoding PilW family protein — encoded protein: MVISVPKNANRRSAFTLIELVISAVLTSIMMTALLSVLWASLRQSNELKSADSDQASMTILAEQIRRDIQNARGFDVTSTGFLIHGFLGSDSQSGLPNLTPATVRYEVIPVNGRGVLYRREMPFNPITSGAVRVGVAMIDLQPLTDVVVDGDTVLPPETGGLSPMPSALRLSLISQNGRLLISEVIQHHAD
- a CDS encoding type II secretion system F family protein gives rise to the protein MAVFSYTGTDRTQATVRGTIAADTPRQARDQLRAEGVRVRKLVTCATEQARGWRPRFSLTSTKAAWATAVHELAMMLHAGIPMLDALDTLAEQNTGSFQAAILNVRDQVSAGVSLAEALAKRPDLFDAASVHMVEVGENSGTLDTVLTQLADFKRRQLGLRDSVTTAMVYPLFLVFFGGAAGLFLMTWVLPPLLENLQETMDVLPWPTRVAKAMSDLLLSYGWLLAIVALVCVAATVMVLRTPKGKRALHRAILKLPIIGPMAIKQGVSRIAMIIATLSRSGVELTRAVELAGRSTDNLVFRDALEQCEQRIAAGEEVSDALRQSEAFPPLAIRVFSVGQESGKLDEMLFRLAEDYDSQVATSSARLTALIEPALILVLAAMVGFLLLATILPILEAGNVM
- the gspG gene encoding type II secretion system major pseudopilin GspG gives rise to the protein MSCKPKRGNHSPMKRVTFYSRTGFSLVELIVVMVILGMLAGLVAVRTRGYLISSKQNAAKAEIANIVKAIETFYADQGRYPTTDEGLQALVEGTDSWPDGFLNKLPKDPWKNPYEYVSPGSNGPYEVVSLGGDGREGGEGENQDFSSEQIDEDS
- a CDS encoding PulJ/GspJ family protein → MKFFRSSDRREQHVNAPRGQGFTLIEVVVGLVLMASVLVSSLLAYSSHQRQRAFANAKREAVIIADQILQQLSVRRAGMSAGDQGLIADKPNWFWRTSLVGTTAPAGVPMRVIQFQIAKQNPDGTVTALTSVELVERI